The Thiomonas sp. FB-Cd genome includes a window with the following:
- a CDS encoding helix-turn-helix domain-containing protein yields MSKFTTKIERLRQAGTLNPRPQRVLAAWFQTGGFFDANDLVQVKYEMLRHAQQDGVTKAEAASLFGLSRPTYYQAEAAFERDGIAGLLPQPRGPKSAHKLTPEVMAVIEAHHLSGAPLQAREMTKIVRAQLGITVHPRSIERAMARKKKR; encoded by the coding sequence GTGTCCAAGTTCACGACCAAGATCGAGCGCCTGCGCCAAGCCGGCACGCTCAATCCCCGACCGCAGCGTGTGCTGGCCGCCTGGTTCCAGACCGGCGGCTTCTTCGACGCCAACGACCTGGTCCAGGTGAAGTACGAGATGCTTCGCCACGCGCAGCAGGACGGAGTCACCAAGGCCGAGGCTGCCAGCCTGTTCGGCCTGTCTCGGCCGACCTACTACCAGGCCGAGGCCGCTTTCGAGCGCGACGGCATAGCCGGCCTGCTGCCACAGCCTCGTGGCCCCAAGTCGGCACACAAGCTCACTCCCGAGGTGATGGCCGTGATCGAGGCGCACCACCTCAGCGGCGCGCCCTTGCAGGCCCGCGAGATGACCAAGATCGTGCGCGCACAGTTGGGGATCACGGTTCACCCGCGCAGCATCGAGCGGGCGATGGCACGCAAAAAAAAACGCTGA